The segment CAGTGCTACAGTTTAGTGACTAAAAATGGAGGCAATAACAGCAATTAAACCTAACCTAACATCTGGAAGGTCTTTATATCAAGTTCTCCTGAGCCAGTGCTACAGTTCAGTGACTAAAAATGGAGGCAATAACAGCAATTAAACCTAACATTTGGAAGGTCTTTATATCAAGTTCTCCTGAGCCAGTGCTACAGTTCAGTGACTAAAAATGGAGGCAATAACAGCAATTAAACCTAACATCTGGAAGGTGGTGGATTCTATTCTTGTCAGGCcaaagtaaggtgggtttttcgtCTTCAACAAATCCACCCTTTTCCCATCTTAAATGGTCTTTTAAAGTTGTAAGAAAAAACCCAAGATGAGCTTAAACTGTAAATTGTAAAAGTCACACCACGTGTAAGTGTTATTTATAAACTTTCGGCTTCTCCCACATACAAATGTGTCTGTTTGGCGTCGTAAGATAATTGCCTTCCGGGCCGATGTTATATTTCACAACACCAGCTCTGATTTCTGTCGGCTTTCCACTGTACCAATATACCTCTTTTATCTCACTGTGCTGTATCTGTTTGTTAATGCTATATTACTTCAATTTCACACTCTTCACAACACCAGCTCTTATACCTGACAGTTCCCCACCATACCGCTTGACCTCTGTTCTGGCTTCTTGGACCTacagagaaaatgaaaaaaaaaacaacttcagCTTTGCTACAACATGATGCACGGATGAGTCTCAGAGAACTTTGGTTCCTAAAGTCAGCTGATGGGTGAAAAGATGTCTTAAATCTATCCAAGCAAATGTCAGTGGTTGTACTTTTGTTACATTATGTCCAATTAACACATGGAGAGCATATATTAGTTTTGAATATGTACACAGTCTATCAGTGATAGGACAAACCTGAAGAAACTAGCCCATAACAAACTAAACTACCGAGGTATTTAATGACCTCCCATCAACAGAAGATATGACCATTCTATTATGACATCAGACAGAATTGACCAAAACAATTGCACACAATCGTTCCCGACAGTACCACcttcaaaatatttttcctCCATGGTTCAACTCATTAAACCTTTAGGCATAGGAATAACTCATACAATCAGAGCAAACAAGAGAGTGCATTTGATTAAgtatagcatttttttttcatccttgATTAACTTTGTGGCCAACATTGCTGATCTTTCCAGTCTTTCAAGTATCTGTTACAAGGTTGGAAAAATGTGACTTTGACATTCTGGTCTCCTCTAATTCAACAATCATCTGCAATGAATTGATTGAAACTTGCTTTCACAAGTTCTGTTGTTTTTTACATGTGATAGTTATATACCTGTCCCTTGCGTCTTATTTTGGCCTTCCTGAATTTATTCCGGTGCTTGACCCTAGGGTTTCTTAACTCCTTCTTCTTTCTGGTGGTCAGACCTTTGTTCTTGGAAATCTGAGAGAAAGTGGAGGGGAAGAAAACATGATCGATTTTATAGGTATAAGGTGTAACTTCTGTCAGCGTGAAATATTCTTAAAGAGATACGATACTGCTAGTGTCAATAGATGAAAAACTGACTTTCACttttaattaaagtaaaatCTGATGAGAGGAGTAATAAGATTATGAGAGGCAACCGACTACTTCAAGGCAGTGGGATGGTAACCAAGACCTTCGATAACACCACAAATCGCACAATTTGGAAatcaaaaaagaacaaatttgtGTATATTCGATTctatttttttcccatttttttttcattttgtgacaAACCTTTGCTAGACTTTTATCACTTTCTGACAAAAAGCAGTAAAAGTCATTTTGTTCAGACTACTTCTCCCAAGATGAGTCGATTAACTTTCTGTAGAAATTCTCCTCTGAGAGGATTCGAATAGATGGAATGGTTCACCTGGGTTGGTTATGCTAATGCAAAGTATCAATAGCTAGGCTTAAGAATGCCTTAGACAAGTACTATTCCAGCATTGAACTAGCATCTAAGGTTTCTATCCTATTACTCTGTTTTTATTCCAAGAGTCCTTGATAAGGATTTCTTGTCCTTCCTGAGTCTATTCTTCCAATCAGACCAAAAACCAAGTTTATCCAAACCAAATTTTTCCAAGTCaaataaatgatattaaacCTGATATGTAATGGCTCGTTTCCCTTCCTCTTCTGTCTGCTTCTCGTTGAGATCTCCATCTCCTTCTTCCAATCCGTCCATCtcttcaccatcatcatcaccagcCTCCTCTGGATGTAACTCCCTGTTCAAGGAGAAGTTAACAAGAGGACGATATCATTCCATAAAAATTATCAAGTACAATTTAAGGTAAATAGTTGTATACTATCATTCACACAAACAGTATCTACCTCGGCATACGTCATTCAGAAATCATCAAAATGCACTTTTAGCTTTCCTCTTTCTTTTGTACAAATATTTTTGACAGTGTATAGTCATTGAGGAAAGCAACAAGGCCAACTTGTTATCATAGTTAGGCTTGCCATGATACATCAAATTGAAAGGACACATCCATGAACTAAAGAACACACTTCCTATGGATATATCCTCCACATAaaagaacatttcctatggatatatccttcacaaagaagaaaatttcctatggatatatcattcacaaacaagaacacaCTTCCTatggatatatccttcacaaacaagaacacaCTTCCTatggatatatccttcacaaacaagaacatctccaatggatatatccttcacaaacaagaacatttcctatggatattcCCTGGCAAGggtgtggataattgggtgaAAGGACACATTTCAGCTCAATTGCAATCAGGACAATTTAATTTCACTCAGCTGTAGCCAGTACACATGCTGTTAAATGCTTTATGTTATTAATAAATTGTTATGTCAGGATGAAGATATCAAGTTAATGGTGCGGAGTTACTTTCTGTAAATCATGTTGTGTTTTGCCAGCAGTCTATTCAAGAAAAGCAAACTGTACGATACCTTAGCATGGATTTCCTTTCCTGTTGCTGAGCTTCTAGTTTCTTGTAATACTCCAGAGCCTTTTGTTCTTGTTCAGTCAATtcgtcctcctcctcctcctgtgTTATGAGATGCGGTACAATTTATTAGGCTCTCTGGGTGTTTTATATTGGTTTATATGAATTATTGTTATACTTTGAGAGGAAAATAGCATGTTAGACGGTCTCACACTGGGCAGCAATGCTTCATGTTGTCATACTACCGGTCTCTTCATATAACCTTTGCCCCTTTAGCCCATTGCCATGCAGTTGTCTATTAAAACCTAAATCTAGATGCATGTATGGGGATTCACATGCTATCTGGCAAGTGTTGTGTTGACACACACTCTTGAATTTATTATGTGAGGTTGGAAGGAGAATAATGATCGATTTCTAACATGAATGTATGAAGTAACACCATTCCCCTGAACCATTTCCCTGACAGACAAAGGAGGTGCAGAAATACACACAtgaaccccaccccccccccactccctgtTTTGTGTGTTCAAGACACTGACACCTATCACACCTCTAAATAGCATCTTCAGAACAGATTATCACTAATATGTTGTACATGGGTTTACACCAGCAAACCAAGACAGAATTCACCCATAGTGGATGAATGATTTATCTTACCTCTCCATTAGTTTTAGTAACATTTATCTCATCTTCATCCAACATAGCTGACAGTTTCTTCTtattcttcctcttcttcttcttgacCTCCTTCCTCGCTGCCGGTCTCGTCTCCtctgctgatgatgatgacggtgaCATCTCCTCGCCCAGGTCGACATCTTTCTCTGATAACAGATGCTCCATCTCTTCCTTCATCTGTTCATCAGCCGGTTTCAACTCATTTATCAACTGGATAAAGAAAACCAGAACCTTACTCTTCAATACAGACTGCTaaacattgaaatgttttttgAGACAAACTCCTATAAGCTGGCTGTGTCAGCAACAGTATTTTAAAGTACATTGCTAAGAGATTCTTCACTTAAGCTCATTTTAAAGTACCTGACTGTGAGCCAACATGTCCAGTGTAATTTTTGGCTGCTTGTTTCGGTAACGTTGCTCGTTTCCATGTTCCTGTTAATCTTTGCAGAACTAGAGTTCTACTGTTATTAGTTACTTTACCACATGATTCAGAGCAAAGATGATGGTTAGGCCAGACAGGAAATAAAGAGAAACCAATCGTAACTCTTCGCAATAGACACGACCGAGTGAATACCATGAGTAATATATCTTTCAGCAAAAGTTGTGCGAAGACTGAAGTAAGGTATGTTATCTATGGTCCAGAACCAGCAGTTCGAGGCTTAATGAATAAGTAAGGATTATCACTGTACTAGGAAATCTAAAGAAATGGTACGAGTTGCTATGGTAACTGTTATGTGGAATACAACATTTCTTCCTAATTATGGTTACATTATTGCCTATGTGCAGTTATCTATTTtccataataataaaaatattaataattataatgatgatgatcataaaaataatgaaaataataataataatatcataatcataatgatcataataataatgataacaatatttTCTATATTCCATTAACAGTTTATAACAATTTTGCCACAACTTCATGCAAGCTTTCCAGAAAGTATGACATCAGGAATATATTTCTGCTTAATGCCCGATTTCTAAATCTTGTTAAAGGCACAAACCTTTCTGTAGGATAGGATCCTTCCAATCACTGGGTGGTTTTTGACTGAAATATGTTTAGCTTTCATTACCATATACAAGTTAATGTTCAGGCAGTAGCTGTaagaagaattaaaaacaaaagaacaatagTCATATCTAATGCATATAAAGGACATACATTGTGGTAATTTGAGACAATCAGTTATGTTAGTGGTGACATTATACAAAGTTTTGAAGAGATGGTTGTAACATGAACATAGTATTGATTCCAATGttccaaaaatatttttaaaatggacAAACTACATGAAAAATTATACACAATTCATGTATGACATTTTAGTACTTTTACTGGTCTACAAAAGAGTAAAAAATGTGTGCTCACTTTACTAACTCCTCTCACAAAACAAGAAAGACCTAAATGAAAGAAATCAGTGTTGTTTGTTACATCAAAGGAAGGTTCTGTAAAATGCAGGAAGACAATGCCATTGCTGAAAATCAATTATTGAACTATTTAAAACCTTACAACAGATTCCATTTGACTCACTTGAGATAAAGATGGTACTTGGTTTGAAGGTAGGTGACACCTAGAGTGCCTGGTGGTATTTTCCCAGACTTCACTTGGTCTATTAGGGGTTGTAGTTCATCTTTCAATTCCAGAAGCTGTGAAGGATCAAAAGGTTACTATGCTGGGCATGATTCTTGTGTTAAACAGAGGTTCTCTTCCAAGCTGGAAGTCATTACTTGGTGGTTACAATGTCTACTGAAGTGAACATTTTTACCTCAATTCTCAGAATGGTGCAATTtcattgttttggttttttttatcattgcTTAGAAAGGTGTTATCAGGTATATTTGAATGGAATTATATTACTTTAAGGAAAGGTAGTGGCAGACAGTAAATAGTAATTCCTCCTacttgcccctcccccacccccacccccaattttgtttttataagtTCACAAAGCAAAACTGTAAATTTGGATAATGATACCAAAGTTACCATTCATGCCTCAAAGGTAAATCTCAAAATTATCAAACCTAAAAATTGCTTGTAGCAAATCCCAAGTTACAGAGAATCTATGAACATCACTTCTCCCTAATGAGCAATACTTCATCACTTCTCCCTAATGAGCCATACTTGTGCGACTTGTACCATCTTGGGATCCTCTCTACCACTGGCAAGATATTTGGACCATATAACCGTTCAACATTCATCATGTGATCCCCTCAAAAGTTCTTAGTTAAATGGTTGATTCTCTAGTGGTatatgtatttttaattttctttagcAATGATTACGTGATTAGCAATGATTAGAGAGCatgtggccaattggctaaggcatcggactcatgatccaaggattgctggttcgattcctgcctacttcattacgttgtgtccttgggcaagatgctttatctcacttgcctctctccacccaggggttcaatgggtacctgtgaggtaacttgtcattgggtgcagtatataactgctgccgactgcagggattgtctctgggacaggttatcattgaccaggggaaATAtgacgtctgtaaagcgctttgagacctatcgctggtataaagcgctatacaaaaagcaaatattaaagcaaatattatattattattattattacctttGCTTTACAATCCTCCACAAGTTCCATCATTTCAGGTGATTCCTTTTTAAGAATCTGTTtcacaaaaagacaaattaaaataaactgatAAGTTATTACAGTTAGTTAATTGCTTAATAAATTAATAGAAATCAAACAACACAgaatcaaaacaaatctttaGCACAAAACAATCTAAGTGAGGTCAAAATTGAACTAAAATTACCTTTCTAAAGCAGCTGGTTGAGTTTGGTAGCTAACTTCAAGCATTCTAACCAGTATTGCTCAAAGCAAGATTGCAACTTTTCAAACAATAATGTTAATTAGCAATTCATTAATGACACTTAGTTGttccaatttgttttttattacatCAGTATGTATCCAAGAAAAATGTTGTCAACTTCCTATCCTCAAGGTTCTATTAATCACAAAATTGAGAAACACGAACATAGCCAGATATATTTCTCATGCTGTGAAGGAGTATTAAAATGCCTTTAAGTGGACACACACCCAATCATCTTGTTAAGCTTATGcaacagagatctttgtgaagatcTCACacaaacagttaaaaaaaatcttgctTGGTCTGGAAGGTATCCTAGTTTAAAAACTATGTTTGAGAGCTGTAATTTTTTCCAATCTGCACAGAGTGCCACTAGGATTTGAAAccttttactttgttttttttctgttagcATTTTGAAGGCAGAATTTGAACAGTGTTGACAATTCAACCAATGCCATCAATATTGCAATCAATATGTTAAAATCCCCATTTGAAAtccccatctccattacagaaaaacaatttaataaGTGCAATAAATGAAGGAAAACAAGAGTGATTTGAGGGCCAAAACTGATGACTTTCAAACACAATCTAATGAATCTCACCTGAAGTTTCTCCTTCTTGGTGAGTTTACTCAAGTCTTTCTTGACTTTAGCTTCTTCATCCTTTAGCTCCGTCTCCTCTTTCTCAGTCTCAACAGtcttaaaaatttgaaaatatgaaaatttgatGAAGTGGTTAATGTGAAAAAATAGAACTGTGTTCAGACAATTACAGATAAAAGTTAAAGGTACAGCCATAGACACTCAGTCCTATTTGCACATGCTTATGTCATGTAAAAGAGCACTGTTAACAAATGCTGCATATAACATACACAATTACTGCTTCTTGTGCAAATATATACACCATTGCATTGAAGGTACAGTACATCACAGAACTTGGAAATTTAACCTTGCGTGGAAAAGAGAACACATTGTCCGTTGAAATTATGGagtaaaataaagaataaactCAGTATATATAGTGATTATCTCATTGTATGTATAGTGTTCTCTATGCATACTGTTAACACATGcacatgtaaaatgtaaaaggaAATATGGTTGAATGAACTACTCTGTTGACCAGTTGAATGAACAAATCTGGTAATTCTTGAAACCTTCATCAGGACACAAAACTGAAGGACACATGTCTTTACCCCTTATCtactgcccctccccccccccttccaaaaaAGATGATAATTTGCATCCATTGGCCTAATGAATGTTCATTTGAATAAGTATTGCCTAAAGCATGTGGTTACTAAGGTGACAAGACAAACACATGCTTTGTGTGTATAGGTGTGCGAGTTGTGTCATCCACATGAGCCAATATGCATGTATTATGAACTTTCAAAACATCTCCCTGTATAAAAAAGTATATCTTTTTCTGTTATTACCTCAGCTATATCTATAGCAAAGTCTCCCTCATCAAGAGCCTCTGCCATCCTCCTCTGGATCATCCTGGCTTCCTCTTCCTCGGCTGCTTGTtcttcctcctcatcctcctggAGATTATCTGATCaagaaaagaagacaaaactGTGCTATGACAATGATATATATTGAATGAGCATAAggttaaatatattataattagtaaaaatgatattataacTGCAAGCATTTCCACATACTGTACAACGTGAGTGTACATTATACAGTTCCACAAGCCACAGCTCTAGAAGATGTGCTGTTATAACCAGTGTCTCCATTCACCAGTGTTTTGCTtcactactgtacatgcagaACTTCCTAGAGACAATGGGTGTTTCAATTAAAGGATTAGTTtaggtgtcacaaatgtttatcttatatgaaagaggacaatacaagaaacccaatagtgaagaaattattcaaatattttttccGTTaaggagatattcaagtttgaagttctatctgattgtgtagaaactgctgaaatcagactagctgtgacgtcatatcctcacattcctgaaaagtctttgttattttattaaaatattttgtaagatttaatgacttacaaccaaaagatacgtcaggagatctcatatgtgtcaagggaagtttttgagatttaacatctgaagaatgtttgattatattttttagctttgtgaaaagaaatgtaattattttttaatgaaatatattgacacatgctaaggaagtgaggatgtgacatcgcaccctcacagttagtctttatacaccagtcatttgcaaacaaattttgaaatcttcaaagtgtgatatctccttaacagagaatgctatcatggtagtttcttcactattctgtttgtctttttaagctctttcataaaagatagacatgtcagacacctgaaccaatcctttaagtcAATATGCCCAAGTGTCACTTATCAGGAGCTGTTAAGTAAATCTCACTGTAGCTATTGGAAAGCTTCTTTCAGATTTCAACACGGATCTTACTGTAGTTTTCTGTGATCTGACACCGTATCACATGAGCTAATGGATACAGTAGTTTCCTATCAATGATAATCCAAtgagcaaaaaaaaatttaataaataataactttGAGATTTTCCTCACCAAGAATATTATCCCCAACAAAATCGGCTCCGTGAAAGAGTCTTCTTTTCTTGCCCCAGGCTTTATCATCTGTTGTGTCATCTTCATCCTCTCCATCTTCTTCAAGGTCACTGCCCATCTCATCAATGTGATGATGCTTTTGAAACTCTTTAGTCTTTTTCTCCAGTTCCTCCTCAGAATCTTCTTCATCCCATCCTAGTACTTCCTCCTGCAATAACACATGAAACGGTTAACATgaaatcaattttaattttacagtAACATAAAATCACTTTCTTTTTACAGCAAACTTTAAAGAGTTTTATCAGATATAGGGTAGTTCTACTCCTGTCAATCATGCTGTTCTCAGCAGCAACACTGAAAAAAAaccattttcaacaaaatggtGGAATTATGCCATCATCTTTACAGTAAACCAGGTATCATACCATTCATCACATATATGTCTGCTTTTCCTCTTATTTCAGAAATAGCCTTCTCATTTacaacactgaaaaaaaaaaattattataaactATACAGCACATCTAACTTCTTTTACAAATATATCTTTAGAAATATGCATAATTTAAAGGGACTGCACTATAGAAAAAGATTGACTATTGGAACGACTCAATGAGCAAGAAAATGACTACAGTCCAAAGAGATAATGTAGATAGTCCTGTCTCAAGTGATTTAGTTACCAAATCTTTTTTTTAGGAACCATGCTAGTCTCTGTTAAACAGAAAGACAAACCTCGTTATCAGATCTGTCTGCCTTTTGTTGTATAGTTTGGTCCTGGTTTATCAGTATCTTGTCCCGATCATTATGAAACTCGTCGACTTCATCGTAAAAATACTCCTTCGATGACGGATCTGGATCCTTGACATTACGGTAGGATCGTGGATCGTCACTGTCGTAATCCGACTCATTCTTCTGCCACTGTCTTCGCCCTGCTCTCCTGTAGTAATCGGAAAAGTTTGTTAATTATCTATTTTACTACACAACAATTGAGTGGGAAGTAAAAAGGGACATTCCAAGTCAAGCAGAACAGTAGTTCCTATGAGCTTTTTAAAAGTTTATAAAACCACAGAGTTCACACACTACCAATAGAGAACTATATGTACATAATTGTTGCGAAAAGTTAGTGTGATCACCAGACACATTTGTCACATGCAAATCATAAATCAGGGTATAATTGGATTGTTGACCCTAATAGTCGAAGTCAAAAGGTCAAGTTTAAACGATCCAAAATCCGGCCATTTAATCGTTTAGATCATTAAACGTAAATTAGCACAGCAACAGTACTGTATAATACACATGCCATCCTATCCCTTTTTCAAAGTGTACCAAAGCACATGTTTTGAAACCTCCAACAGGTGCTGTGCTGTATTCTGTATACCTTCCccatcccccgccccccccccccccaattcgtATAGACTTCCAGATGATTGTGTGTAAATGTACCCATTCCGTGCTCATGATTGGTTGATTAGGCTTAAACCATTTTTGAAGGTGAAAACGCAAGAAACATACTGTGTGTCCCTTCGTTGACCTTTTGCTCGGTACCGTACTTGTAAGCAACAGATGCAAGCGATAAAGATTGTGCAGCAAGAATGTTTAGTTTGAGACCGCGGGGAGTAGTAAGGTATACACGATTAACATTAGCAGCGGGAATATCGGTATCCCTGAGTTTGCGTGAACTGTCTGGGTCGGTATTTTAATAAGGTATTATTTTTACAAAGTGTACGAGGTTGTTTTGGATATATATACCTGGTATTTTCGGTATATTTGTTGATGACAAATTTCGGTATGGTTACTGCATATATATGAAATTACCGGTTTACCGGTAATATTGGTATTACGATGCACCCTAAGACATTGTTAATAAAATCCCTAAGTGCGTCAATTACAACCCACCATGCTACTGTACATGATGtgattttcaaaaacaaaaggaaacagAAATGTTGTCACGTTCATTTCAAATGACGAGTTCAGTCATTCTTAAGTGACTTAAATTTCACTCCTTGATGCTTCACATTCAACTTCGCTTGGGAAAGACTTGTAGTACAAATAGTACTGTAAACTGTATGTAGCCTAAGCCTACTGCATATATAACCTAACTTATGTCCTTGTCTACGTAGGTTAGAagtatactactagtactactgaTTATAGgtctagtagtagtactaataCTACTATGTTACTGTTAGTAGTACTGGAAAGATTAGTTCGTGAAACCAGTGCATATGATCTAAAGCTACACAAAATAGAAAACGAGATTACAAGACAAATTGATTGGAAAATAAGCCCACACCTTTGTTTTCGCTGCGACATATCACAAGCTACTGCATCACCCAATAACAGGAATGTCACTCTACAAAATTCAGTTTCACACAACCAAGAATGTAAAACTGCTGTTCGTATTTTTCGACAGCGTGAACGAACTACTGTACTTGTAATGGGTAACTTTCGAGTTTCACGTGTTCACTGTTAATTGCgtaacatgtactgtacagttaaAGCCTCGGCGTACGCGTAAATGTAGGTCAAACCTAGGCCAACGTAAGGTCAAGTAGTAATAAGTAATAATATCAAAGATAATCCACCTTCGGATTGgtaatatatttgcaattatACAGTGGCGAAGCAGAATATGCC is part of the Apostichopus japonicus isolate 1M-3 chromosome 11, ASM3797524v1, whole genome shotgun sequence genome and harbors:
- the LOC139975786 gene encoding something about silencing protein 10-like isoform X2, whose product is MSQRKQRRAGRRQWQKNESDYDSDDPRSYRNVKDPDPSSKEYFYDEVDEFHNDRDKILINQDQTIQQKADRSDNEEEVLGWDEEDSEEELEKKTKEFQKHHHIDEMGSDLEEDGEDEDDTTDDKAWGKKRRLFHGADFVGDNILDNLQEDEEEEQAAEEEEARMIQRRMAEALDEGDFAIDIAETVETEKEETELKDEEAKVKKDLSKLTKKEKLQILKKESPEMMELVEDCKAKLLELKDELQPLIDQVKSGKIPPGTLGVTYLQTKYHLYLNYCLNINLYMVMKAKHISVKNHPVIGRILSYRKLINELKPADEQMKEEMEHLLSEKDVDLGEEMSPSSSSAEETRPAARKEVKKKKRKNKKKLSAMLDEDEINVTKTNGEEEEDELTEQEQKALEYYKKLEAQQQERKSMLRELHPEEAGDDDGEEMDGLEEGDGDLNEKQTEEEGKRAITYQISKNKGLTTRKKKELRNPRVKHRNKFRKAKIRRKGQVQEARTEVKRYGGELSGIRAGVVKSVKLK
- the LOC139975786 gene encoding something about silencing protein 10-like isoform X1, whose amino-acid sequence is MSQRKQRRAGRRQWQKNESDYDSDDPRSYRNVKDPDPSSKEYFYDEVDEFHNDRDKILINQDQTIQQKADRSDNEEEVLGWDEEDSEEELEKKTKEFQKHHHIDEMGSDLEEDGEDEDDTTDDKAWGKKRRLFHGADFVGDNILDNLQEDEEEEQAAEEEEARMIQRRMAEALDEGDFAIDIAETVETEKEETELKDEEAKVKKDLSKLTKKEKLQILKKESPEMMELVEDCKAKLLELKDELQPLIDQVKSGKIPPGTLGVTYLQTKYHLYLNYCLNINLYMVMKAKHISVKNHPVIGRILSYRKLINELKPADEQMKEEMEHLLSEKDVDLGEEMSPSSSSAEETRPAARKEVKKKKRKNKKKLSAMLDEDEINVTKTNGEEEEEDELTEQEQKALEYYKKLEAQQQERKSMLRELHPEEAGDDDGEEMDGLEEGDGDLNEKQTEEEGKRAITYQISKNKGLTTRKKKELRNPRVKHRNKFRKAKIRRKGQVQEARTEVKRYGGELSGIRAGVVKSVKLK